One part of the Tenacibaculum sp. 190130A14a genome encodes these proteins:
- a CDS encoding sporulation protein, translating into MKLLQIIKDKLGIGGVKVKLRVPGQVDQQTGSVRGTVHLTSKSDQEITNMRFVFIEEFSKGRGDNQTVRNFELGESFHHDSFSIKAGENKSFDFTLPFQLLKSNADSLKEKGGTLGKVGSFVKFANNEKSAYFIKAEVDVKSAALDPSDKKEVKLV; encoded by the coding sequence ATGAAACTATTACAAATCATTAAAGACAAACTCGGTATTGGAGGAGTTAAGGTCAAACTACGAGTACCTGGACAGGTAGATCAACAAACAGGAAGTGTTAGAGGAACTGTTCATTTAACATCTAAAAGTGACCAGGAAATTACCAATATGCGTTTTGTATTTATAGAAGAGTTCTCTAAAGGAAGAGGAGATAACCAAACTGTAAGAAATTTTGAACTTGGAGAATCATTTCATCACGATAGCTTTTCAATAAAAGCAGGGGAAAACAAATCTTTTGATTTTACACTTCCCTTTCAACTTTTAAAATCAAATGCAGATAGTTTAAAGGAAAAAGGTGGTACGCTTGGTAAAGTAGGAAGTTTTGTAAAGTTCGCCAACAACGAAAAATCAGCTTATTTTATTAAGGCTGAAGTTGATGTAAAAAGTGCAGCACTAGACCCTTCAGATAAAAAAGAAGTAAAATTAGTTTAA
- a CDS encoding hemolysin family protein — translation MYTELIIIFLSILFSAFFSGMEIAFVSANKLHIELEKKREGITPKILAKLTEKSSKFITTMLVGNNIALVVYSYFMGELLMQWFQMLLPTELPFVDYILKDLSLLTQTTISTIIILVTAEFLPKAISRIYANEMLKLFVIPAYFFYLVFYIVSWFITKISDFLLHVFFKTKENETQTEFSKEELGNYISEQLETGKDSEEVDSEIQIFQNALEFHKVKSREIMVPRTEIMAVELHESVANLRTLFIETGYSKILVYKNSLDNILGYVNAFELFKKPRSIKSILLPVEFVPESMVINDVLNSLMKKRRSIAVVVDEYGGTSGIITVEDVVEELFGEIEDEHDVQQQLEEKINDREFNFSARLEVDYLNEEYDLNIPKEDAYETLGGFIINHTETIPQEGDKIDIGRFHIEILTVSATKINDLYLKVLHKED, via the coding sequence ATGTATACCGAACTAATTATTATCTTCTTATCAATACTGTTTTCAGCTTTTTTTTCAGGAATGGAAATAGCTTTTGTGTCGGCAAATAAATTGCACATAGAGCTAGAGAAAAAAAGAGAAGGTATTACTCCTAAAATACTAGCAAAACTTACAGAGAAATCATCAAAATTTATTACCACAATGTTGGTAGGTAATAATATTGCATTGGTTGTTTACAGTTACTTTATGGGAGAGCTGCTAATGCAATGGTTTCAAATGCTTCTGCCCACAGAGCTTCCTTTTGTAGATTATATATTAAAGGATTTAAGTTTATTAACTCAAACCACAATTTCTACAATTATTATACTGGTTACTGCAGAATTTTTGCCCAAAGCAATTTCGCGAATTTATGCAAATGAAATGCTTAAACTGTTCGTAATACCAGCTTATTTCTTTTACTTAGTTTTCTATATCGTTTCTTGGTTTATTACAAAAATTTCTGACTTTTTGTTACATGTATTTTTTAAAACGAAAGAAAACGAAACACAAACAGAGTTTAGTAAAGAAGAACTTGGAAACTATATCTCAGAACAATTAGAAACTGGGAAAGATAGTGAAGAAGTAGACTCTGAAATTCAAATATTTCAAAACGCGTTAGAGTTTCATAAAGTTAAGTCTAGAGAAATTATGGTTCCTCGAACTGAAATAATGGCTGTAGAGTTGCATGAGTCGGTAGCAAATTTAAGAACACTGTTTATAGAAACTGGATATTCAAAGATTTTAGTATATAAGAATTCACTTGATAATATTCTTGGGTATGTCAATGCTTTTGAACTTTTTAAAAAGCCAAGATCTATCAAATCAATTTTGTTACCAGTAGAGTTTGTTCCAGAGTCTATGGTGATAAATGATGTGTTAAATTCTTTAATGAAAAAAAGAAGAAGTATTGCTGTGGTAGTAGATGAATATGGAGGAACTTCTGGTATTATTACAGTGGAAGATGTTGTAGAAGAATTATTTGGAGAAATTGAAGATGAGCATGATGTTCAACAACAATTAGAAGAAAAAATTAACGATAGAGAATTTAACTTTTCTGCACGCTTAGAAGTTGATTATTTAAATGAAGAGTACGATTTGAATATTCCTAAAGAAGATGCATACGAAACACTTGGTGGATTTATAATTAATCATACAGAAACAATACCACAAGAAGGAGATAAAATTGATATTGGTAGGTTTCATATTGAAATATTGACGGTTAGTGCTACAAAAATTAACGATTTATACCTTAAAGTTTTACATAAAGAAGACTAA
- the lptC gene encoding LPS export ABC transporter periplasmic protein LptC, which translates to MNKKKHIINNIAIISLVAMFFSCVNSKKEVQDFLADKNLPIGKAKNTNHVYKDSGRVTSRLITPLLLDFSNRKQHPYNEFPKGIKIVSIGKNGKDSTTITGNYALTYSKTEVSEIRGNVVIINHSDNSKLETNQLFWDQKEAYFFTEDGFRLTTPESVINGFGFESKQDLSQFVAKDITGDIEVKQKEI; encoded by the coding sequence TTGAATAAAAAGAAACATATCATAAATAACATTGCTATCATTAGTTTGGTGGCAATGTTTTTTTCATGTGTAAATAGCAAAAAAGAAGTACAAGATTTTTTGGCAGACAAAAACTTACCGATAGGTAAAGCTAAAAATACAAATCATGTGTATAAAGATTCTGGTAGAGTAACATCTCGACTAATTACACCGTTGCTTCTGGATTTCTCTAATAGGAAACAACACCCTTACAACGAATTTCCAAAAGGAATTAAAATTGTTTCAATTGGAAAAAACGGTAAAGACTCCACAACAATTACCGGAAACTATGCATTAACCTATTCGAAAACGGAAGTTTCTGAAATTCGAGGTAATGTGGTAATTATAAATCATAGTGATAATTCAAAACTAGAAACAAATCAGTTGTTTTGGGATCAAAAAGAAGCTTATTTCTTTACAGAAGATGGTTTTCGATTAACTACCCCAGAAAGTGTTATAAATGGTTTTGGATTTGAGTCAAAACAAGATTTAAGTCAGTTTGTAGCAAAAGATATCACAGGAGATATAGAAGTAAAACAAAAAGAAATATAA
- a CDS encoding type III pantothenate kinase has translation MYLIIDVGNTRVKAAVYEQGSLEELVVFKKSKIISELKKIIKKNNISSSIISSVASISIEKKKKITDLLDPIFVSSATKVPFINKYKTPKTLGVDRIALASAAVQQFPKQNVLVIDAGTCITYEFVNREREYLGGAISPGVQMRYNALHTFTAKLPLLSSETVEDAIGVDTNTSIHSGVVNGVCREIDGVIQQYKEKYQDLTVVLTGGDTYFLAKQLKSVIFAHPNFVLEGLHTILNYNLAND, from the coding sequence ATGTACTTAATAATTGATGTGGGGAATACAAGAGTGAAAGCTGCTGTTTATGAACAAGGTAGCTTGGAGGAATTAGTTGTTTTTAAAAAATCAAAAATAATTTCGGAGCTTAAAAAAATTATTAAAAAAAATAATATTTCTAGCAGTATCATCTCTTCGGTAGCATCAATATCTATAGAAAAAAAGAAAAAAATAACAGATTTACTAGATCCGATCTTCGTAAGTTCAGCTACAAAAGTTCCTTTTATCAATAAATATAAAACTCCAAAAACTTTGGGGGTAGATCGAATCGCATTGGCATCAGCTGCCGTACAACAATTTCCAAAACAAAACGTATTAGTAATAGATGCGGGAACCTGTATTACTTATGAGTTTGTAAATAGAGAAAGAGAATATTTAGGAGGGGCCATTTCTCCTGGAGTTCAAATGAGATATAACGCACTCCATACTTTTACGGCGAAATTACCGTTGTTATCATCAGAAACAGTGGAAGACGCTATTGGAGTAGATACAAATACTTCGATTCACTCGGGTGTAGTGAACGGAGTTTGCAGGGAAATAGACGGGGTAATTCAACAATATAAAGAGAAGTATCAAGATTTAACAGTAGTTTTAACAGGAGGAGACACATATTTCTTGGCTAAACAATTAAAAAGTGTCATATTTGCCCATCCAAATTTTGTTTTGGAAGGATTACATACAATTTTGAATTATAATTTAGCGAATGATTAA
- a CDS encoding two-component regulator propeller domain-containing protein, which translates to MNTHDLIHPKKVIFSSLICRYLWFCLMLILKRLHIYINVIVVLLFIISVSSSYGQNSVYKHFTSEDGLSHDITYQIIQDSKGYIWIGTDDGLVKYDGKEFRVFGTEKGLKSSFAIDIIEDVSNEEYLIATWGRGIHVLKNDSIVKKETRTTDYTKVNKIFKLNDTLVYGITNSSKQLFYNLKTGETITQYLGFDHQELLLKTKNNFTNVIQDINQEFIDGKLFIFDSELNSSSKTQLNGVYSYQNFKCQKEHFKEVNNKRIHALTKSNGYFVMSSYTTLFFYDGKRLVDQREINLKQGKIIQLQVDENNVYFVFINKENGLRELYCYDVKNDFLTNVSSKVLMKGSVSDFMFDKEGSLWVTTYGDGVYQILDIDNTFYDKNYFINPDLRDVGVCGGAIVTMAPNIIYTIHEENKIETQKIPFHTESFQILEDKRIDIIAPNRARGSYKEVTRDYTIKNKNCLEFSFKVGDKLVEVSGASFRIMYKEEVLKTEMFHPVEGAYVKTAVIYKDEVYVVFAHQGIYKLNVSTGELILWNEKLGIESSMFNDIIIDDKFLWVAANDGVYRVFEERIEHFTTKNGLLSNFVNDLFVDTHGVLWVGTQKGLNVFNKEKFYTIDKNLGQRSSSIKKITEYNSYLYAAGSKGLFKYDNLQAFTPVLNTNLKVFQKEAQFVISAINFTNPSTVRVQYKLNNDSWVETSAKEIDFKKLTQDAYQLVFRFKDGISDWSYTKPYKFKITAPWYKQLWFYVLLILGVASLIVVLVYTQLVRARKKNRVFQKILLERETLQKDLKNVRHQIARDFHDDLGNKLASISMLSNLSIKKTTKEHELYPNLNQIHKDANFLYAGMRDFVWSLDYNNNKLIEVQMYLNDFGEKLFEYANINFKSINNVAKSDVVLPHYWNKQLVLVFKEAMTNVLKHSKATEVLFTVFLKEDVLEITLKDDGVGFNLDNSGRKNGLQNMKERVKSINGDLSFKTENGCEVCFKGIISK; encoded by the coding sequence ATGAATACTCATGATTTAATTCACCCTAAAAAGGTGATTTTTTCATCTTTAATTTGTAGATATTTGTGGTTTTGTTTGATGTTAATTTTAAAGAGGTTACATATATATATTAATGTAATAGTGGTTTTACTATTCATAATATCTGTCAGTAGTTCTTACGGACAAAATAGTGTATACAAGCATTTTACCTCGGAAGATGGACTTTCTCATGATATAACATATCAGATTATACAAGATTCTAAGGGGTATATTTGGATAGGAACAGATGATGGTTTGGTAAAATACGATGGAAAGGAATTTCGTGTCTTTGGAACTGAAAAAGGGCTAAAATCTAGTTTTGCTATAGATATCATTGAAGATGTTTCTAATGAAGAATACTTAATAGCTACATGGGGTAGAGGAATTCATGTATTAAAAAATGATAGTATTGTAAAAAAGGAAACTCGAACAACAGACTACACAAAAGTGAATAAAATATTTAAACTAAATGATACTTTAGTTTATGGTATTACCAATAGTAGTAAGCAGTTGTTTTATAACTTAAAAACAGGAGAAACAATTACACAGTATTTAGGTTTTGATCATCAAGAATTACTATTGAAAACTAAAAATAACTTTACGAATGTAATCCAAGATATCAATCAAGAGTTTATCGATGGAAAGCTGTTTATTTTCGATTCTGAGCTAAATTCTTCTTCTAAGACTCAGTTGAATGGAGTTTATTCTTATCAAAATTTCAAGTGCCAAAAAGAACATTTTAAAGAGGTTAACAATAAACGCATTCACGCTCTAACAAAAAGTAACGGATACTTTGTAATGTCATCATATACGACATTGTTTTTTTATGATGGTAAACGACTTGTTGATCAGAGAGAAATTAACTTAAAGCAAGGTAAGATTATACAATTGCAAGTTGATGAAAACAATGTGTATTTTGTTTTTATAAATAAAGAGAATGGATTACGGGAGTTGTATTGTTATGATGTTAAAAATGATTTTTTAACCAATGTATCTTCTAAAGTTTTAATGAAGGGCTCTGTATCTGATTTTATGTTTGATAAAGAGGGAAGTTTATGGGTTACGACTTATGGTGATGGTGTTTATCAAATATTAGATATAGACAATACCTTTTATGACAAAAACTATTTTATTAATCCAGATTTGAGAGATGTAGGTGTTTGTGGAGGAGCAATTGTTACGATGGCGCCAAATATAATTTACACTATTCATGAGGAGAACAAGATTGAAACCCAGAAAATCCCATTTCATACCGAATCTTTTCAAATTCTAGAGGACAAACGAATAGATATAATTGCTCCCAATAGAGCTAGAGGTAGTTATAAAGAAGTTACTAGAGATTACACTATTAAGAACAAGAATTGTTTGGAGTTTAGTTTTAAGGTTGGAGATAAACTTGTGGAGGTTTCTGGAGCCTCGTTTAGAATAATGTATAAAGAAGAGGTGTTAAAAACAGAAATGTTTCATCCTGTAGAGGGAGCTTATGTAAAAACAGCAGTTATATATAAAGATGAGGTTTATGTAGTGTTTGCGCATCAGGGAATTTATAAGTTGAATGTTTCAACAGGAGAATTGATTTTATGGAATGAAAAACTAGGAATCGAATCTAGTATGTTTAATGATATTATCATTGACGATAAGTTTTTATGGGTTGCAGCAAATGATGGAGTTTATAGGGTTTTCGAGGAAAGGATAGAACATTTTACAACGAAGAATGGTTTGCTAAGTAATTTTGTGAATGACTTATTTGTTGATACTCATGGTGTTCTTTGGGTTGGGACGCAGAAAGGATTAAATGTTTTCAATAAAGAGAAATTTTATACAATAGATAAAAACTTAGGGCAGCGATCTTCATCGATAAAAAAAATAACGGAGTATAACAGTTATTTATATGCAGCAGGAAGTAAAGGACTATTTAAATATGATAATCTCCAAGCTTTTACTCCAGTATTAAATACCAATTTGAAAGTGTTTCAAAAAGAAGCTCAATTCGTTATTTCTGCTATAAATTTTACAAATCCCAGCACTGTTAGGGTGCAGTATAAGTTGAATAATGATTCTTGGGTTGAAACTTCGGCTAAAGAAATAGATTTTAAAAAACTAACACAAGATGCTTATCAGCTTGTTTTTAGATTTAAAGACGGAATAAGTGATTGGAGTTATACGAAACCATACAAATTTAAAATTACAGCTCCTTGGTATAAGCAGTTATGGTTTTATGTATTATTAATTTTAGGGGTCGCTAGTTTGATAGTGGTTTTAGTGTATACACAATTGGTAAGAGCAAGAAAAAAGAATAGAGTATTTCAAAAAATCCTTTTAGAAAGAGAAACGCTACAAAAGGATCTTAAAAATGTAAGACATCAAATAGCAAGAGATTTTCATGATGATTTAGGGAATAAACTTGCAAGTATATCAATGTTATCTAATTTATCAATAAAAAAGACGACAAAAGAACATGAATTATACCCTAATCTAAATCAGATACATAAGGATGCTAACTTCTTGTATGCAGGGATGCGAGATTTTGTTTGGTCTTTAGACTATAACAACAATAAATTGATTGAGGTTCAAATGTATTTAAATGATTTTGGAGAAAAACTGTTTGAGTATGCTAATATCAATTTTAAAAGTATTAATAATGTCGCAAAATCTGATGTAGTATTGCCACATTATTGGAATAAACAACTAGTATTAGTTTTTAAAGAGGCAATGACAAATGTCTTAAAACATAGTAAAGCGACGGAAGTACTGTTTACCGTGTTTTTGAAGGAGGATGTTTTAGAGATTACACTTAAAGATGATGGAGTTGGATTTAACTTGGACAATTCAGGAAGGAAGAATGGTTTGCAAAATATGAAAGAAAGGGTAAAGTCAATAAATGGAGATTTAAGCTTCAAAACAGAAAATGGTTGCGAAGTTTGTTTTAAAGGGATAATTAGTAAGTAG
- a CDS encoding response regulator transcription factor, giving the protein MQKVVIIEDNESLLMSFKEIVNSSVEFEVLGAFLNCEDALLFCKDEEPDIILIDIKLPGINGIEGIKRFHYQNPKAKSVVISVYEDSDYIFDALSAGAIGYLTKNTNPEELINALKQVKKGGSPMSGSIARKVIAYFQMPKQEGLTMRENEVVKLLAKGRSYATIAEELSLSVNTIKTHTRNIYEKLHVSKKEELMQKLKNSGM; this is encoded by the coding sequence ATGCAAAAGGTGGTTATAATAGAAGATAATGAAAGTCTTTTAATGTCATTTAAGGAAATAGTAAATTCTTCGGTTGAGTTTGAGGTGTTAGGAGCTTTTTTGAATTGCGAAGATGCACTTTTGTTTTGTAAGGATGAGGAGCCAGATATCATTTTGATTGATATTAAGTTGCCTGGAATAAATGGAATTGAAGGGATTAAACGATTTCATTATCAAAACCCGAAGGCCAAGAGTGTCGTTATTTCTGTATATGAAGATTCAGACTATATATTTGATGCATTATCAGCTGGAGCAATTGGATACTTAACTAAAAACACAAACCCAGAAGAATTAATAAATGCACTAAAACAGGTTAAAAAGGGAGGTTCTCCAATGAGTGGAAGTATTGCGAGGAAGGTAATTGCATATTTTCAAATGCCTAAACAAGAGGGGTTGACAATGCGTGAAAATGAAGTCGTAAAATTGCTTGCAAAAGGAAGGAGTTATGCTACAATTGCTGAAGAATTAAGTTTATCAGTAAATACAATTAAAACACATACAAGAAATATCTACGAAAAGCTTCATGTAAGTAAAAAGGAAGAGTTAATGCAAAAATTGAAAAACTCTGGCATGTAA